The following coding sequences are from one Lycium ferocissimum isolate CSIRO_LF1 chromosome 3, AGI_CSIRO_Lferr_CH_V1, whole genome shotgun sequence window:
- the LOC132050879 gene encoding auxin-induced protein 10A5-like: protein MFAGTTSPKRIAKMLKKIIQFSRRSSFRRAIDDWDDDVASLPKDVKEGHFVVHAIDDGKPRRFVVDLSYLADPGFVRLLEQAEEEFGFEQEGVLAVPCRHNDLEKILESRKKNKR, encoded by the coding sequence ATGTTTGCAGGTACAACGAGCCCAAAGCGAATCGCGAAGATGCTGAAAAAGATCATTCAATTCTCAAGAAGATCCAGTTTCAGGCGTGCTATCGATGATTGGGACGACGATGTGGCCTCATTGCCAAAAGATGTGAAGGAAGGGCATTTTGTGGTGCATGCAATTGATGATGGTAAACCGAGGAGGTTTGTCGTAGATTTGAGCTAtttggcggatccaggatttgtgaggttgttggagcaagctgAGGAAGAATTTGGTTTCGAACAAGAAGGGGTTCTTGCTGTCCCTTGTAGGCATAATGACTTGgagaaaattcttgaaagcaggaagaagaacaagagatGA
- the LOC132050880 gene encoding auxin-responsive protein SAUR72-like — translation MMKSTTKMMRKERSNCMVMLKFIMGKLKNHLQLIPKSSRSLEGHVVEFVETPRANEEVPNDVKEGYFAVFSVNPEEEPKRFIVELHWLTNPSFLKLLKQAEEEYGFEQKGVLEVPCLAAELQKILKLKIGRNITSFAV, via the coding sequence ATGATGAAGAGTACTACTAAGATGATGAGGAAAGAAAGAAGCAATTGCATGGTCATGCTTAAGTTTATAATGGGAAAGCTCAAAAATCATCTTCAACTAATTCCCAAATCCAGCAGATCACTTGAAGGTCACGTTGTGGAATTTGTCGAAACCCCAAGAGCAAATGAAGAAGTGCCAAATGATGTAAAAGAAGGGTACTTTGCTGTATTCTCAGTGAATCCTGAAGAGGAGCCAAAGAGGTTTATTGTGGAGCTGCATTGGCTCACTAATCCTTCATTCTTGAAATTACTAAAACAGGCTGAAGAGGAGTATGGATTCGAACAAAAGGGAGTTCTTGAAGTTCCTTGTCTCGCCGCGGAATTACAGAAAATTCTCAAACTCAAGATTGGAAGGAATATCACTTCTTTTGCAGTTTAA
- the LOC132050881 gene encoding auxin-responsive protein SAUR32-like, whose product MVKERSKCMVMLKHIMGKLKNLLQLILKFDVVEFVETPRANDEEVVPNDVKEGYFAVLSVNAEEEPKRFVVELHWLTNPSFLKLLKQAEDEYGFEQKGVLEVPCRAEELQKILEFKIGVAV is encoded by the coding sequence ATGGTGAAAGAAAGAAGCAAATGTATGGTCATGCTAAAGCATATAATGGGAAAGCTCAAGAATCTTcttcaattaattctcaaatttGATGTTGTGGAATTTGTTGAAACCCCAAGAGCAAATGATGAAGAAGTAGTACCCAATGATGTAAAAGAAGGATATTTTGCTGTATTATCAGTGAACGCAGAGGAAGAGCCAAAGAGATTTGTTGTGGAACTGCATTGGCTCACAAATCCTTCAttcttgaaattactcaaacaGGCAGAAGATGAATATGGATTTGAACAAAAAGGTGTTCTTGAAGTTCCTTGTCGTGCCGAGGAATTACAAAAGATTTTGGAATTCAAGATTGGAGTTGCAGTTTAA